A window of the Kosakonia radicincitans DSM 16656 genome harbors these coding sequences:
- a CDS encoding LysR family transcriptional regulator: MMNLLHWRLLVAVADASNISRAAEEVGMTQSGASQAIAQLEASLGFAVFTRERRHIGVTALGEQVVGHARSMLARLNAIRVLADESRGLKGGRIRLASFPSVTSTLLPGLLRDFKRLHPGMEVVVLEGTDEEVEEWLAADTVELGVVMNPLPGRADVILGQDVWVAVMPASHPLGRHAGTSGITLEKLADQPFVLATGGCVVNGKSLMEQAGLQLSDVRVKVRDWSSACLLVREGMGVALVPESALSVELRGLCVVPVTPTVQREFGLVCSPSGKSSAATQALLQGLRRGG, translated from the coding sequence ATGATGAATCTTTTGCACTGGCGCTTACTGGTCGCAGTGGCAGATGCCAGCAATATCTCGCGTGCCGCTGAGGAGGTTGGAATGACTCAGTCCGGTGCCAGCCAGGCTATCGCCCAGTTAGAAGCTTCACTTGGATTCGCGGTATTTACGCGTGAGCGTCGGCATATCGGTGTCACTGCGCTGGGTGAGCAGGTTGTCGGGCATGCAAGGAGCATGCTGGCGCGGCTTAACGCGATCCGCGTATTGGCGGATGAGAGCCGGGGTTTAAAGGGCGGCCGCATTCGCCTTGCCAGCTTTCCTTCCGTGACATCCACATTGTTGCCTGGACTGCTGCGCGACTTTAAGCGCCTGCACCCGGGCATGGAAGTGGTGGTGCTGGAAGGTACGGACGAGGAAGTCGAGGAGTGGCTTGCCGCAGACACCGTTGAGCTGGGCGTGGTAATGAACCCGTTACCAGGACGAGCCGACGTCATATTAGGGCAGGATGTATGGGTAGCAGTAATGCCAGCCAGTCATCCGCTGGGACGTCATGCCGGTACGAGCGGCATAACGCTGGAAAAACTGGCAGACCAACCCTTTGTTCTCGCCACAGGCGGATGTGTCGTCAATGGAAAAAGTCTGATGGAACAGGCAGGTTTGCAGCTCTCTGACGTACGCGTGAAAGTGCGCGACTGGAGCAGCGCCTGCCTGCTGGTGCGGGAAGGGATGGGTGTCGCGCTGGTCCCTGAATCTGCCCTGTCGGTTGAATTACGCGGCTTGTGCGTGGTGCCGGTGACACCTACTGTTCAGCGCGAGTTTGGTCTGGTTTGTTCGCCATCAGGAAAATCTTCTGCCGCGACGCAGGCATTACTGCAAG
- the gstA gene encoding glutathione transferase GstA, translated as MKLYYAPNTCSLSPHIVLRELGLAFELVKVDNRSKLTADGRDFRTINPKGYVAALELDNGQILTEGPAIVQYLADMKPESGLAPRADSWARVRLQEWLNFITSEIHAGSAPLFNTTLPEEVRTVFREKLFRRFDFLEDTLNDKPYLTGSSFSVADAYLFTVLGWCKFFSFELNRWPALLAYKRKINARPAVQAALLAEASQ; from the coding sequence ATGAAATTGTATTACGCCCCGAACACCTGTTCACTTTCACCACACATTGTGCTGCGTGAACTCGGGCTGGCGTTTGAGCTGGTCAAAGTGGACAACAGGAGCAAACTCACTGCGGACGGACGCGATTTCCGGACCATTAACCCTAAAGGCTATGTCGCTGCACTGGAACTGGATAACGGGCAGATACTCACCGAAGGCCCGGCCATTGTGCAGTACCTCGCCGACATGAAACCGGAAAGCGGGCTGGCGCCGCGAGCGGACAGCTGGGCGCGGGTGCGTCTGCAGGAGTGGCTGAACTTTATCACCAGTGAAATACACGCAGGCTCAGCACCGCTATTCAACACCACGCTGCCGGAAGAGGTCAGAACGGTTTTTCGTGAGAAGCTCTTCCGGCGCTTCGATTTCCTTGAAGATACACTCAACGATAAACCCTATCTGACCGGTTCGTCGTTCAGCGTCGCTGATGCCTACCTTTTCACCGTGCTGGGCTGGTGTAAATTCTTCTCCTTCGAACTGAATCGCTGGCCCGCCCTGTTAGCGTATAAGAGAAAGATCAATGCGCGTCCTGCTGTGCAGGCGGCATTACTTGCAGAAGCGTCGCAATAA